One genomic region from Arthrobacter pigmenti encodes:
- a CDS encoding MOSC domain-containing protein, producing the protein MTTGVLLAVCRVHALLPTKDSTGVTAIDKRAVKGPVKVHPLGLTGDIQASRKHHGGPSKALYAYSQADADFWSAELGRDMVPGKFGENLRVDGIEATHAVIGERWRIGEVVLEVTEPRTPCVNFARYLGESNWVKRFASEGRIGTYLRVVKGGQIEAGDAVVVESRPEHGVTVGQLFAGLSPEQADRLQAADDDGAQLTPDVRKVLTRAQRVPAPTP; encoded by the coding sequence ATGACAACAGGTGTTCTGCTGGCCGTGTGCCGTGTCCATGCGCTGCTGCCCACGAAGGATTCCACGGGTGTGACGGCGATCGACAAGCGCGCCGTCAAAGGGCCAGTGAAGGTGCATCCGCTCGGGCTGACCGGGGACATCCAGGCCAGCCGGAAGCACCACGGCGGACCGTCCAAGGCGCTTTACGCCTACTCCCAGGCTGACGCGGATTTCTGGTCAGCGGAGCTCGGCCGCGACATGGTGCCGGGCAAGTTCGGGGAGAACCTGCGCGTTGACGGCATCGAGGCCACCCATGCCGTTATCGGTGAACGCTGGCGGATCGGGGAAGTTGTCCTCGAAGTCACCGAGCCGCGCACACCCTGCGTGAACTTCGCCCGCTACCTCGGCGAATCGAACTGGGTGAAGCGTTTCGCGTCCGAGGGCCGGATCGGCACGTACCTGCGCGTCGTGAAGGGCGGGCAGATCGAGGCGGGGGACGCCGTCGTCGTCGAATCCCGGCCTGAGCACGGCGTGACTGTTGGCCAGCTTTTCGCCGGCCTCTCGCCTGAGCAGGCGGACCGGCTTCAAGCCGCCGACGACGACGGCGCGCAGCTCACTCCCGACGTCAGGAAGGTCCTCACGCGGGCACAGCGCGTTCCGGCGCCCACGCCCTGA
- a CDS encoding response regulator, whose product MTTVLIVDDEPQLLRALHINLRAHGYRPIPAPDGQAALAAASEHRPDLVVLDLGLPDLDGVDVIRSLRSWTQVPIIVLSARHGSEDKVEALDAGADDYVTKPFGLDELLARLRAAGRRAVVVPEVPTVETGSFTLDLAGRRAVRDGEDVRLTPTEWRIVELLVRNPGKLISQKQLLMDVWGPAYAKELQYLRVYLNQVRRKLEPDPARPRRFITESGMGYRFEP is encoded by the coding sequence ATGACAACGGTTCTGATTGTCGACGACGAGCCCCAGCTCCTTCGCGCGCTTCACATCAACCTCCGTGCTCACGGCTACCGGCCCATCCCGGCTCCTGACGGGCAGGCAGCGCTCGCCGCCGCGAGTGAACACCGGCCGGACCTGGTGGTACTGGACCTCGGCCTGCCGGATCTCGACGGGGTGGACGTCATCAGATCGCTTCGCAGCTGGACGCAGGTGCCCATCATCGTGCTCTCGGCACGGCACGGATCGGAGGACAAGGTCGAGGCGCTGGACGCCGGCGCCGACGATTACGTGACCAAGCCCTTCGGCCTGGACGAGCTGCTGGCGAGGCTGCGCGCGGCCGGGCGCCGCGCCGTCGTCGTTCCTGAAGTTCCCACCGTGGAGACCGGAAGCTTCACGCTCGACCTCGCGGGCCGCAGGGCCGTGCGCGACGGCGAGGACGTGCGGCTGACTCCGACGGAGTGGAGGATTGTCGAGCTGCTGGTGCGGAACCCGGGCAAACTCATTTCCCAGAAGCAGCTCCTGATGGACGTCTGGGGACCGGCGTACGCGAAGGAGCTGCAGTACCTGCGGGTCTACCTGAACCAGGTGCGCCGCAAGCTTGAGCCGGACCCGGCACGGCCGCGGCGCTTCATTACCGAGAGCGGCATGGGGTACCGGTTCGAGCCTTAG
- a CDS encoding sensor histidine kinase gives MAPLAPPELGKFRTVMGFILAVALPPLLEWGMFAAGNQFLAVDVLVQLAGVVAVSLVGGLWPALVAALWSSLILNYYSTEPVGSLEIADPENLLTLVIFIAIAVAVSLVVGLSARRSREAALASAEAATLGELARGVLAAEDSLKGFLEHVRDHFGMQTAALFKRTNHDDGASPARAGALQWDVVAKTGTPSSSGKQLLDRADAVTDIDGGYRLALYGRSLSAREQRLLGAFGSQFAAMRQRQELVASTKENQRLAEGNVMRTAILRAVSHDLRTPLTGIKLAVSSLRQEDIRFTPEEEAELLATIENYSDRLASLIDNLLNMSRLTGEAVTPHFGPVYWTDVISAALQGLPPGRIRVELPANMPPVEADYGMLERVIANIAENADKYAGEADIVIDGAVSGTVRGVPASELRISDQGVGVDSASLARMFQPFQRLGDAAAGTGVGLGLAVARGFTEVMGGELAAEPTPGGGLTMVLRMPLSTGVAA, from the coding sequence ATGGCACCGCTCGCCCCGCCGGAACTCGGGAAGTTCCGCACAGTCATGGGCTTCATCCTGGCCGTTGCCCTGCCTCCGCTCCTGGAATGGGGCATGTTCGCGGCCGGCAACCAGTTCCTCGCAGTGGATGTCCTGGTTCAGCTTGCGGGCGTGGTTGCCGTTTCGCTGGTCGGTGGGCTGTGGCCGGCGCTCGTTGCCGCGCTGTGGAGCAGCCTGATCCTCAATTACTACTCCACTGAACCGGTCGGCTCGCTGGAGATTGCCGATCCGGAAAACCTCCTGACCCTGGTCATCTTCATCGCGATCGCCGTCGCGGTCTCTCTCGTGGTCGGTCTGTCGGCCCGCCGATCGCGTGAAGCGGCACTCGCATCCGCGGAGGCCGCGACGCTGGGCGAACTCGCGCGCGGAGTCCTGGCCGCGGAGGATTCCCTGAAGGGTTTCCTCGAGCACGTCCGGGACCACTTCGGTATGCAGACGGCGGCGCTGTTCAAGAGAACGAACCACGACGACGGTGCGAGCCCCGCCCGGGCAGGGGCACTCCAGTGGGACGTGGTGGCGAAGACAGGGACGCCGTCGTCGTCGGGCAAACAACTCCTGGACCGCGCAGACGCTGTGACGGATATCGACGGCGGATACCGGCTCGCGCTGTACGGACGCTCCTTGTCCGCCAGGGAACAGCGGCTGCTTGGAGCATTCGGATCCCAATTCGCAGCGATGCGCCAGCGGCAGGAGCTGGTCGCGAGCACCAAAGAAAACCAGCGGCTGGCCGAGGGCAACGTGATGCGCACGGCCATCCTGCGCGCCGTCTCCCATGATCTGCGGACACCACTGACGGGGATCAAGCTTGCCGTCAGCAGTCTCCGCCAGGAGGACATCCGGTTCACGCCCGAAGAGGAAGCAGAGCTGCTGGCGACCATCGAGAACTACTCGGACCGGCTGGCATCGCTGATCGATAACCTGCTGAACATGTCCCGGCTGACCGGCGAGGCCGTGACTCCGCACTTCGGGCCGGTGTACTGGACGGACGTTATATCCGCCGCGCTGCAGGGATTGCCGCCGGGCCGTATCCGCGTGGAGCTGCCCGCGAACATGCCGCCGGTCGAAGCCGACTACGGGATGCTCGAACGGGTCATCGCCAACATCGCGGAGAACGCCGACAAGTACGCGGGTGAGGCGGACATCGTGATCGACGGCGCCGTATCCGGCACAGTGCGCGGCGTCCCGGCGAGCGAGTTGCGGATCAGCGACCAGGGCGTTGGTGTTGATTCCGCTTCCCTCGCCCGCATGTTCCAGCCCTTCCAACGGTTGGGGGACGCAGCGGCGGGTACCGGCGTCGGGCTGGGCTTGGCGGTCGCGCGCGGATTCACCGAGGTGATGGGAGGCGAGCTGGCCGCCGAACCGACGCCAGGCGGCGGTCTCACCATGGTGCTGCGGATGCCCCTGTCCACGGGCGTTGCGGCATGA
- a CDS encoding SDR family oxidoreductase produces the protein MSQRNALVTGVGRSAGIGAGIARVLAAEGWDLALSYWHPYDERVNQASSGAEEVSALAKELEQRGSSVVTLPADLEDPAAADSLVEQAAEHLGPLTGLVLSHTEGVDSSILDTTLESFDRHFAVNVRASWQLIRAFALQAPDDGGAIVALTSDHTAHNLPYGASKGALDRIAIAAAYELGDRKISSNALNPGPVDTGWMTEEIRDAVQQRQPTGRLGAPADVAGVVAFLLSDAGRWVSGQLIKADGGFSAA, from the coding sequence ATGTCACAAAGAAACGCGCTTGTCACGGGAGTAGGCCGTTCGGCGGGCATCGGGGCCGGAATTGCGCGGGTGCTGGCGGCTGAGGGCTGGGATCTGGCATTGAGCTATTGGCATCCGTATGACGAGCGCGTGAATCAGGCGTCGTCCGGAGCGGAGGAAGTCAGCGCCTTGGCGAAGGAACTCGAGCAACGCGGTTCGAGTGTGGTGACGCTGCCGGCCGATCTTGAGGACCCCGCTGCAGCCGACAGCCTCGTCGAACAGGCCGCAGAGCACCTCGGCCCATTGACCGGGCTTGTCCTCAGCCATACGGAAGGCGTTGACTCGAGCATCCTCGACACGACTCTGGAAAGCTTCGACCGTCACTTCGCGGTCAACGTGCGTGCATCGTGGCAGCTCATCCGCGCCTTCGCGCTGCAGGCCCCGGACGACGGCGGTGCGATCGTCGCGCTGACCAGCGACCATACAGCGCACAACCTCCCGTACGGTGCGTCGAAGGGCGCGCTGGACCGCATTGCCATCGCGGCAGCCTACGAACTCGGCGACCGGAAGATCAGCTCGAACGCACTCAACCCCGGCCCGGTGGACACCGGCTGGATGACTGAGGAAATCCGGGATGCCGTCCAGCAAAGACAACCGACCGGGCGCCTGGGCGCGCCGGCGGATGTTGCCGGCGTCGTCGCCTTCCTCCTGTCCGACGCCGGACGCTGGGTCAGCGGGCAGCTCATCAAGGCCGACGGCGGGTTTTCCGCGGCGTAA
- a CDS encoding amidohydrolase — protein MTVTAITNAHVVPIEGEPFDGTVVIENGKITALGADVRAPEGADVVDAAGKWLLPGFVDAHVHLGTHEEGEGSAGDDTNEMTDPVTAGVRALDAVNPYDPGFDDALAGGVTAVNVNPGSGNPIGGLAVAIHTHGRYIEEMVLRSPSGLKSALGENPKRVYGEKKQTPSTRLGTAMVIRKAFMDAQNYMGKADENGRDPKLEALAMVLRREIPWRQHAHRADDIATALRIADEFGYELVLDHGTEAHLLADVLAERGIPVLIGPLFTTKSKVELRGRSLANPGKLANAGVEISIITDHPVIPINFLVHQATLSVKEGLDPVTALRSITLNPAKVLGLADRIGSLAPGKDADVVLWSGDPLDVMQRALKVWIGGKEVYHYDDDARTGVVAPRG, from the coding sequence ATGACTGTCACAGCAATCACCAATGCTCACGTCGTGCCCATCGAAGGCGAACCCTTCGACGGAACCGTCGTAATCGAAAACGGCAAGATCACAGCGCTCGGCGCCGATGTACGGGCACCGGAGGGTGCCGACGTCGTCGATGCCGCCGGCAAGTGGCTGCTCCCCGGTTTCGTGGATGCCCACGTTCACCTCGGTACGCACGAGGAAGGCGAGGGCTCGGCAGGCGATGACACCAACGAGATGACCGACCCCGTGACCGCCGGCGTACGCGCCCTGGACGCCGTCAACCCGTATGACCCCGGCTTTGACGACGCCCTTGCCGGCGGCGTGACCGCGGTAAACGTCAATCCCGGCTCGGGCAATCCGATCGGTGGGCTGGCCGTCGCCATTCACACTCACGGCCGCTACATCGAGGAAATGGTGCTCCGCTCCCCCAGTGGGCTGAAGTCGGCGCTCGGCGAGAACCCGAAGCGGGTTTACGGCGAGAAGAAGCAGACGCCGTCCACCCGACTCGGCACCGCGATGGTGATCCGCAAGGCCTTCATGGACGCGCAGAACTACATGGGCAAGGCGGATGAAAACGGTCGTGACCCCAAGCTGGAGGCACTGGCAATGGTGCTTCGCCGCGAGATCCCGTGGCGCCAGCACGCGCACCGCGCCGACGACATCGCTACCGCCCTGCGCATCGCGGACGAGTTCGGCTACGAACTGGTCCTCGACCACGGAACCGAAGCGCACCTGCTCGCGGATGTGCTGGCCGAACGCGGTATCCCAGTGCTGATCGGCCCGCTGTTCACCACGAAGTCGAAGGTGGAGCTGCGCGGCCGCTCGCTCGCGAACCCGGGCAAGCTCGCCAACGCCGGCGTCGAAATCTCCATCATCACCGACCACCCGGTCATCCCGATCAACTTCCTGGTGCACCAGGCCACACTGTCCGTGAAGGAGGGCCTGGACCCCGTCACGGCGCTGCGCTCCATCACGCTCAACCCCGCGAAGGTGCTCGGGCTGGCCGACCGCATCGGTTCCCTGGCACCCGGCAAGGACGCCGACGTCGTACTGTGGAGCGGTGACCCGCTGGATGTCATGCAGCGAGCGCTGAAGGTCTGGATCGGTGGCAAAGAGGTCTACCACTACGACGACGACGCCCGCACCGGCGTTGTGGCACCCCGAGGATAA
- a CDS encoding TIGR03086 family metal-binding protein, with protein MDDQVDLRPVAARMASLVQGVRDEQLSARTPCEHYSLEELIKHVDGLSVAFTAAAEKNLGPMTSTPPGGETEPLGDDWRSRIEAQLQMMAEVWHNPAAWDGMTQAGGVELPGAMAGIIAADELVIHGWDIARASGQPFECDAGALGAATQFVEEMSEPGQSRDGLFGPAVPVPDDATALERVIALSGRDPRWRAS; from the coding sequence ATGGATGATCAGGTTGACCTCAGACCGGTAGCAGCGCGAATGGCATCCCTGGTGCAGGGCGTCAGGGATGAGCAACTCAGCGCGAGGACTCCCTGCGAGCACTACAGTCTTGAGGAACTGATCAAGCACGTGGACGGCTTGTCGGTAGCCTTCACTGCTGCAGCCGAGAAGAATCTGGGACCGATGACCTCGACGCCGCCCGGCGGCGAGACCGAGCCGCTCGGCGATGACTGGCGGTCCCGCATCGAAGCTCAACTACAGATGATGGCGGAAGTGTGGCACAACCCTGCGGCTTGGGACGGGATGACCCAGGCCGGCGGTGTCGAGTTGCCGGGGGCGATGGCGGGAATCATCGCCGCGGACGAGCTGGTGATCCACGGTTGGGACATTGCCCGGGCGAGCGGCCAGCCGTTCGAGTGCGACGCCGGAGCGCTCGGGGCCGCAACGCAGTTTGTGGAGGAGATGTCGGAGCCGGGGCAATCACGCGACGGGCTCTTCGGACCGGCAGTGCCGGTGCCGGACGATGCAACCGCACTTGAGCGGGTCATCGCCCTCAGTGGCCGGGACCCCCGATGGAGAGCGTCCTGA
- a CDS encoding cystathionine gamma-synthase — MTPPNGFNTRAIHAGQTPDPTTGAVIPPLYQTTTFAQDGIGKLRNGYEYGRGTNPTRDSLQEQLAALEGGEHAFSFSSGLAAEDALIRALLKPGDHIVLGNDAYGGTYRLINRVLADWGITNAAVDMSDLDAVERAVTAGKTRMVWVETPSNPMMKITDIEAIAGIARKAGALLVVDNTFATPYLQQPLSLGADVVVHSTTKYIGGHSDASGGAVILNDAGMAEKVGFIQFAVGAVSAPMEAWLTTRGLKTLGVRMDRHSSNALAIAQWLVQRDEVERVYYPGLQDHPGHELAARQMRDFGGMISVSFKGGEQAARTVAESTELFTLAESLGGIESLMNYPSEMTHASVKGTELAVPENLVRLSVGIEDVEDLIADLEKAFARL, encoded by the coding sequence GTGACACCCCCAAACGGCTTCAACACCCGGGCGATCCACGCCGGGCAGACCCCTGACCCCACTACCGGCGCCGTGATTCCGCCGCTGTACCAAACGACGACGTTCGCCCAGGACGGCATCGGCAAGCTTCGGAACGGTTACGAGTACGGGCGAGGCACCAACCCCACCCGCGATTCCCTCCAGGAACAGCTTGCCGCGCTCGAAGGCGGGGAGCACGCGTTCAGTTTCTCTTCAGGCCTGGCGGCCGAGGACGCCCTGATCCGGGCGCTGCTGAAGCCGGGTGACCACATCGTGTTGGGCAACGATGCCTATGGCGGCACGTACCGCCTGATCAACCGCGTTCTGGCGGACTGGGGCATTACCAACGCGGCCGTCGACATGTCGGACCTCGACGCCGTCGAACGCGCAGTTACCGCGGGTAAAACCCGCATGGTGTGGGTGGAAACGCCGTCGAACCCGATGATGAAGATCACCGACATCGAAGCCATCGCGGGCATCGCCAGGAAAGCGGGCGCTCTGCTGGTTGTGGACAACACCTTCGCCACCCCTTACCTGCAGCAGCCGCTCAGCCTGGGAGCCGACGTCGTCGTGCATTCCACCACGAAGTACATCGGCGGGCACTCGGACGCGAGCGGCGGTGCGGTGATCCTGAACGACGCCGGCATGGCTGAGAAGGTGGGCTTCATCCAGTTCGCAGTCGGTGCGGTTTCGGCGCCGATGGAAGCGTGGCTGACCACGCGCGGGCTGAAGACGCTCGGTGTGCGCATGGACCGGCACAGCTCAAACGCTCTGGCGATCGCCCAGTGGCTTGTTCAGAGGGACGAAGTGGAGCGCGTGTACTACCCGGGGCTTCAGGACCACCCCGGCCACGAGCTCGCCGCCCGGCAGATGCGGGACTTCGGCGGCATGATCTCCGTGTCCTTCAAGGGCGGCGAACAGGCTGCGCGCACCGTTGCGGAGTCCACGGAGCTCTTCACGCTGGCGGAGTCCCTGGGCGGTATCGAGTCGTTGATGAATTACCCGTCGGAGATGACGCACGCCTCGGTCAAGGGAACCGAACTCGCGGTTCCGGAGAACCTGGTCCGCCTGTCGGTTGGGATCGAGGACGTCGAGGACCTCATTGCGGACCTGGAAAAGGCTTTCGCGAGGCTCTAA